The window ATTGCCTTACTGGGTCGTCAAAATCATCAGAAATTAAATCAAATCGGTTGGAGCCAAACGCCAATATATTTGCAATATCAGGGTCAATCCCATTGCCCAAGAATTGACCAAATGCAGCAGAGTATGGATGGTCATCAATGGTTGAATGAGTCGCTAGAAATTCCGTTCCGGTGAAAGGTGGGTAATCTTCACTCTCTTCCAATGGTGTGGAAAGTGCCTCAATATCTGCCGAAATCATTGCTGCCCATTGTTCAGGATTTTCTACTTTGAATTGCTGCTTTCTCAGGGCGGAGTCGGTCAGAGGCGATTTGCCCCAATCATTAGGATTTTTGTAGTCAAGTGTCATTTGTTAGAATCCTTGTAACGATGTGTACTTGATGCACTTTCGGATGAGGCGATTGCACTTACTTTGGTCGGTCGGGGCAATCGCTTCATCATCAGTTCTCACAAAACTCAACAAGTTCAAAAACCTCCCTCTGCACTTGGTTTTGGCTTAATTCTTTGCGTCTGCCTTTCGAGTCATTGAATATGAAAGGGGCATTGACTCGACAATTAGACCGATGGCTGTAGCGGAGTTGTTGACCTCGAAATTCATACAAATGGTTACGCACTAAGGTTGTCGTTTCTAACATAAGTTCCTCAAACTTGAGAGTAGAACTCGATATTAGGATGGCTTCGTGAATCTCCATCAAGCTTGCACTGCATCACCTATTTTTAGGTCATTCGATGTACTGAACCGTTCGGACGCTTCAATTTGTTTGTAATTGGGAGATGCTTGCACGAACCTTAAAGTCTGTTCACAACCGAGGATGATGGTCATAATTTCGGTTGTTGTTAGCGATGGCTGTGTCTGCATGGTTTCTTGGTCGCTCATGACTTGTTTCTTCTCCTTTGGGTTTTGATTGGTGCGGCTGGGGCTTCTGGCTGACTCGGCTTTTGAAGTACATAGCTGATGGCCCCTGCACCACCCACGGCTGCGGCAATGGTGAACATATTGTTACGGCCGAAATACTGCACTCCGAAATAGCCGAGGGCTAGAAAGCCAAGGGCAGCAACAGAGAATCCAAGTGTTTTGTTGATTTTCATGGTTACGCTACGAACAAATCCTCAAAGTTACTTAAGCTGTCGGGTTGGGACTGGTCAGTTAGAGCAGGTTGTTGCTTGTGCTGACAGCAAAGTGAATTTTTATCTCGAAAGTAAGCCCTTAAAATCCAAGTCACAGCAGAGGTCAGGTCATCGGTGAGAAGCAGTTTTTCCGCCTCAGCCTTTACGGGGTCAATCAAATCTTTGGGGATGCAAACCCGGTTATCTTTCGCCATGAATTAAACCTTCTTTAGTGATGCAACAGCTAATTTCAGTAACCCAATTGCATTAGCAGTCTGGGAATTAGAATCTGTGCTATTCCTTGCCTAATGCGATTGCACTAACTGATGGCAGCATTGCACCGCCACCCACAAGGTAAATAGCATCCAGGTCATCAGCGCGGGATTGCAAATGCTTCACGCAGGCACTAAACAAGATGCAAGCCATCCCTTGAGTTCCGATGAGTAAATGCTTGAAAACTCCCAATTGGTGGTTCCATAAACAAAGTTCTTGCTCATCCCCTCTCGGATCAGATGAGGGTTAGCTGGTTTACCAAGGTGGCGACGGGTTTGGAGGTTATTCGCTATCGTCTCACAAAGATGGTGAACGCCTACTGTGTCAATCTTGCGACTATTTTGTAATAGTTTGTTGCCTTCAAATATTGAGGTGATAGTAGTTCCATGCCCCAGGTCAATGAGCGCGACTTTCTGCTGACCAGGAGCGCGGGAAACTAACAATGCTCCTACACCTTCCTCTGTTATTTGACAGGTGATATCAACGTTTACAATGTCTTTGCCATCAAACTTGACGATGTGCTTACCTTGCAAGGCTTTCTTTAGATCATGGGCAAAGGCTTGAGAGTCATGCAATGAAGCGACTAAAAACAAGTTATAGCTCTGCTGTCTAGGAGTTTGAGCAATTGCACCTAAGAGCATTTGCAGCCATAAGTAATCTTGTTTCTAAAGTCATCAACAATGCGCCCAAATGACTGCTTACAGTAAATTTCGGCAGTCTCTCCAATCAACCACTTAGAGCCAGATAGATCAGAGCGTTCGCCTTGAAGATATTCGACTACCGCACCGTTGCCTAAGCTTTCGTAGTCGTTAGAGTCCGTTTCAATGACTTGTTTAAAGTAGGAGGGAATAAGTATCTCTCCTTGGGGAAAATGTAGTTTAGAATACCCGTTGCCACAATCCAAGAAGCAGGGGTCAACGATGGGGCTAATGTCCCTAATGTGGGACTTGATGCCAAATCTACCATCTGATTGAAGTCCTTAAATTTGTTTCAATTTTTCGTAAAACCTTTGTGGTGAAAAAGCTTTGGATATCTGCGGTTACTGTTCTATCCGTCTTGCGGGGTCTGTTATCCGCTTCCATCCGTGGTTATCTTCGCCACTTGTGGGTTTATGCCTTACACTTCTCAACTTAGCATATAATATGAGAAGTTAGCAAGAGATGAGAAGATGAGAACTGTAAAAATATCAGCAAAAGGATATATCTTGAGAAGGGAGAACATGACCGAAGATGACGTGAGAACAGAGAAGATAAACTTCACTTGTGAGACAGAAACGAAGCAGTACTTAAGATTGTGGGCAGCAAAGGAGGGTAGAACACTTAGCAATCTTGTCGAGAGGATTATTCTTGATGCGATAGAGAGAGATAAGCAGTCTGGGGGCGATAAGTAATGATTGACCCTCTTTCCCTTCCTCCATTGCCACTATCTGACCACAAGTTTCTACCAGAATGCCTAGCTGTTTACTTTGTCTTAGATAGTAATCGCATCTTATATGTAGAGCAGGACGCAGTACAATCAATCAAGAAAATGCTTAAGAACTGGTTAAAAAACAAAAATTCCCAAGCAGATTGAATGCTTGGGTACAAAAAAAAAGGAGTAGCTCTTGCTGCTTCGGGTGCGCTCTGTTAGATGATGAGGCGAACACCAAGAACGATTTACGGTCGTTCACGAGTAGTCAACAAAAACTACAACCAGATTAATTTTTAATATTGTTCACCTTCTAACGTAACAGAACGCGGCGATAACGGCAAAGAACTACTCCAGAAACACACAAAAAATACATGGAGTAGTACAAATGAATACGCTAGAAATGCAAAGTGCGCCCGGACTGTTAGATCATGGCGCAACCCCGAATATTTCTGAGCCGCCTAAAATAGCACAATCTGCCCCAATTAAGCAAGAGTTAGCAGCACGCAATACCAAAACTGCCAGTGTAGAAAATAAACGCCTTGAAGATACACCAAAAAAAACTAATGCCTCAAGAACTCAACAGGCATTTGAAAAATTCGACATCCGAAATTTTCAAGATCAGCTCTCACCGTCCAAAGCTAAAAATAAGTTTATTTGTCCAGTTTGTGGCGGTAATGACTTATCTATTGTCCCAGAAACCGGGAAGTACAGATGCTTCAATAATTGTGAGTGTAAGGACATCAGAGAGGCAATTAAACCCTGGGCTGAAGTGGTGGCAGAAAGGGCAGGGGCTAATTACACTCCATCCCTAAACCGTTTGGCTGCGAAGCCCAAGAGAATCTTGCCTAAACCAGCACCAATTCCAGATGGTGAATTAGCACTGGTGATGTTGACCCAAGCGGCGACTGACATACCCCAAACTCAAAACATAAACTTGCAAGCTACCAAAGGGAATACCAGGGAATGCAACACAAACAATCTACCCTTACTCACAAACCCAATGGGTAATTCGCTATGAATGGGCGGATTATATCAAAGAGAAGGGAAAAGATAAATCCTTCCGCCAATGGCACAGGCTTCCAGATGGCACTCCAGAGATGAGAAAAGGGGATGAACCCTGGAAAGCTTACCGCATTGATGAAGCGATCGCCGCTAGTAAATCAGTGAATGTCACCCCGGCACTACTCCAGCATGAAGGCGAGGGATGCGTAGAAGTTGGTCGGGAGCATGGTCTTGCTGGGATTACGTTTCAGGGTAGTGGATGGGATAAAAAGACTATCACCCCAGAATATCAACTTCTAAAAGATTCAGGCATAGGATTAATCGTTTTTCTGCACGATGCCGACGACACTGGCTTAAAGAAACTCCAGACCTGCCAGGAGTGTGCAGCCGAAGTGGGAATTGCATTTATTGGAATAAACCCTCACGACATCTGCCCTGATTTACCATATAAATCAAGTGATATCAAAGAAATCTTGGGCAGATGGAAACACCAGAATTTATCCGTCGGTTAGAGCAGGAGATTCACGCGGCCGTAGCGCAGCGATCGCAACAAGCACAGGTAAATGTAAGTGATGATGACGACCAAAATCCGGTTGTAGCCTTTACCCAGCAAGCTTTTCAAGCTCTCTACGGCGATAAGAACTGGATTTGTGCTGCTGATAAGCTTTACTACCACACTGGCAATCATTATAAACACTCCCCAGATTCCACAGAACGCAAAAGAATCTACGACTTTTGCAATTCCTTTGTGGTCGAGAACGAACAGGGTAAAAAGTCTTGTCCCTATGCTTCACCTAGTTCAGTCAAGAAGGTTTTGGAATGGGTAAAAATGGGGACAGAAATTGACCCAGAACTAATCAATCCTCCTGGCGTAAATTGCACTAATGGGATAGTCAGGGTTGAGTGGGAAGGCAGGGATTTTACAATAAGATTAGACCCGCATACGCCCCAGGACTACTTCATTTATGAACCGTTAATTGAATATGACCCGTCGGCTGACGATACATATTGTGAGCAACTTTTAGCTTGCTTAGACAAGCCACAACAAGAAATATTTCTGAGAAATATTGCTGCATCCCTTGACCTTCAAACTGTTAGAAAATTTAGAGGCAGAGAGGTAAAAGCAATGTTTGCAATTGGTCTTGGTTCTAATGGTAAAGATGCTCTGCGCGAATGTGTATCAACCATTTATGGGAAAAACGGATTAACTTCTGTTTCTTTGGGTGACTTTCAATCTTATGACGAAGGCAGAAAATTCGGACTAGCCCACTTATATATAGTCGAGTTAACTGGGCTTCTGAAAACCCACAAACATCTAGGATTGATAGACTTCAAAGTTTTAAATTATTTGTCACTGGAGATACACTACATTGCGAACAGAAAGGGAAAGACCATATAGAATTCTCTTCTAACGCAATAGGTATTTTCAACTTAAACGAGACTCCCGCATTTCAAGGCGTAATACAAGCAATCAAAGATAGGATTGCAATTTTAGAATTCAGGAAAAACCTTTGTAGATAATCCTTCGCCAAATAATCCAAACGAGATAAAAGGCGACCCCCGATTTCGCTACGATCCAGAGTTTATTAGAACGCATGTTGCCCCAGCATTCCTAAATAGAATGCTAAAAGCTCTCAGCAACCTTGTAGAGTCAGGTATCAATTATGAATGCACAACCGACGCTTTCCACAACCTTCAGAGAGAGAATAATCATCTTTTTGACTTCATCTTAAGCGCAAATATAGGTTATGTGCCTGATGGGGAAATTACCGCACGGGCTTTATGGTCAATGCTGGAACAGCACTATATCCATAATGGAACGCTGACCATAGATGAGGGCAACCGCAGAACGTGGATCGACCAAGTTCGTCCCAGCGATAAAAACGTGAAGGGCATCAATCAAATAATCCCACGCATCTCTCAACTCTTCCCCAAGGCTGTCAAGGGAACTAGGTACTGTGACATTGCTAAAAGAAACATTCCAGTACTCAAAGGCATTGGCATTTTGGAAGTTACCCGCACCACATTAGACGAAACCCGCACCACTTCCGCACCACTTTCCGCACCAGAAACCTCGCAAAATCAGGACTTCCGCACCACCCGCACCACTTTTTCAGATTTACATGAAAATAACATTGAAGAGTCAGAAATGAAAATTCAATCGCTTCCTATCCCAATGGAAAAAGAAGAATATGCCACCTCAACTGGTGCGGTGATGCGGAACCCTTGCAGGATAAGGAAAACTGCTGCGGTGAGTCCTGCGGAAATGGTGCGGATCAACTAGAAAGTGGTGCGGGTATGCCAACTGAGGATCAGGCAGCGATCGCCGCGCCAATTGCATCCGATACTGTTTCGGTAAAAGCTGAGTCTGAGTTCTCATACTCACTGTTGCAGATTGAAAAAGACGGCGGGGACATCGCAGGGTTTGTTGGTTGTCAAGTTGAGGTTCGAGGGAGCAATGGTAGCATCAAGTTTGCTGGGGAGATGACTAACTTCAACTTGAAGAATGGGATTGTCACTGTGTTGACGGAATTTGGGAACCGAGATGCCCATTTTTGCGAAGCCTTCGTGATTGCCTGAGTCAAGCCAAGCTAAACGATAATATTTCGGAAAGGTCTATTTACAATTACTCAACAAGATTTTTAACCCCAGTTAAAAAGATTGCAACTGTAAATTAAAACGCCGTTGAAGTTCTTCCAAGGAAGCAGCAGGGTGTTTTCAATTTCGATGCAGGTAGTGTCACTGACAGCCCCCTGAATATTTATCAAGTCGACGAGAAATTTGTTGACATCGTAATAGTGTTGGAGTTGTTTTTTTTGTGCATAGCTGAATTGCCAATCATGACCAATATCACAATGCTTTATTATCAATTGACGAAGTTCTTTAACCCACTGATTACCATACGTCTGCCATTGCGGGAACTCCAAATCTGCAATACGGGGTGTAGACAGTGCTTGCTCTAGTTGGTCTAGCTTTTCTGCTTGTGTA is drawn from Nostoc sp. KVJ3 and contains these coding sequences:
- a CDS encoding NACHT C-terminal helical domain 2-containing protein, with translation MINYHSRGRTHTHDLEGLNYEQAYNLGFYENFQEDLFNELEQELNLDLIDGLDNNLALDCKNLFNRTAMNAFNHTQAEKLDQLEQALSTPRIADLEFPQWQTYGNQWVKELRQLIIKHCDIGHDWQFSYAQKKQLQHYYDVNKFLVDLINIQGAVSDTTCIEIENTLLLPWKNFNGVLIYSCNLFNWG